The following are encoded together in the Candidatus Cloacimonadota bacterium genome:
- a CDS encoding ATP-binding protein encodes MNNKYLNDKEFDYILQTGESYLVEFKEKINNSLSREITAFANASGGRIFIGITDSGEPKGIEITNKLRSQIQDIANNCQPVVQIKLEEFNNILTIIIPEGKEKPYQCSDGFYVRMGANAQKMKRDQIIEFLQFEGQLSFEEQFHKKFDFERDYSPNKLSGFLKFAGITQNLDDETILINLGVAEKIDGKLKMKNAGVLFFTETIQLLCEQATITCAVFDGMERIHILNRKDYAQDIITNIDNALHFIKQELKVKYEMTGTARRKEIYELPLDAIREAVINAVVHRDYFLKGSHTVIEIFDDRLEISNPGGLPKGLSEKDFGKKAVRRNQIIASLLHRIDFVENMGTGINKIRNLLKEANAKQPKFEFGDFYSIIFPRNNFGKVS; translated from the coding sequence ATGAATAATAAATACTTAAACGATAAAGAATTTGATTATATTTTGCAAACCGGCGAATCTTATCTTGTGGAATTTAAAGAGAAAATCAATAACTCACTTTCGCGTGAGATAACTGCTTTTGCCAATGCTTCCGGCGGTCGTATTTTTATTGGTATAACTGATAGCGGAGAACCAAAAGGAATTGAAATCACAAATAAACTTCGCTCTCAAATTCAGGACATTGCCAATAATTGCCAACCTGTTGTTCAAATAAAATTAGAAGAATTTAATAATATTCTTACCATTATCATTCCTGAAGGGAAAGAAAAACCATATCAGTGTTCCGATGGCTTTTATGTAAGAATGGGAGCAAATGCTCAGAAAATGAAAAGAGATCAAATTATTGAATTCTTACAATTTGAAGGTCAGCTTAGTTTTGAAGAACAATTTCATAAAAAATTCGATTTTGAAAGAGATTATTCTCCAAATAAACTTTCGGGATTTCTAAAATTTGCAGGCATCACCCAAAATCTCGACGATGAAACTATTTTGATAAACCTGGGTGTCGCGGAAAAAATTGATGGCAAACTGAAAATGAAAAATGCCGGAGTTTTGTTCTTTACTGAAACTATTCAACTTCTTTGTGAACAAGCCACCATAACCTGTGCAGTTTTTGACGGAATGGAAAGAATTCATATTCTCAACCGAAAAGATTATGCTCAGGATATTATCACAAATATTGATAATGCTCTTCATTTTATAAAACAAGAACTCAAAGTAAAATACGAGATGACGGGAACTGCGAGGCGAAAAGAAATTTATGAACTTCCACTCGATGCAATTCGTGAAGCTGTGATAAATGCTGTGGTGCATCGTGATTATTTTCTGAAAGGTTCGCACACTGTGATTGAAATCTTTGACGACCGCTTAGAAATTTCAAATCCAGGTGGACTTCCAAAAGGATTATCGGAAAAAGATTTTGGGAAAAAAGCAGTTCGCAGAAACCAGATTATCGCTTCTTTATTACACAGAATAGATTTTGTGGAAAATATGGGAACAGGAATTAATAAGATTCGCAACTTACTGAAAGAAGCAAATGCGAAACAACCAAAATTTGAATTCGGAGATTTTTATTCAATTATTTTTCCAAGGAATAATTTCGGAAAAGTTTCGG